A genome region from Arachis duranensis cultivar V14167 chromosome 6, aradu.V14167.gnm2.J7QH, whole genome shotgun sequence includes the following:
- the LOC110273108 gene encoding uncharacterized protein LOC110273108 — protein MMAQFQTFQATSRSNTNLLQDPSSCYYLHPSETPGIALTTTPLTTLNYHTWSKSVWICLKSKNKIRFIDGTLLQRMTLQHVCTIVATWIIESRNFAEYCGATMDTNCGRTSNIDFMRAIYFGLLSLRKICSAQSKVKESHTRLAKAVSNLSILEVKKANSGPIMSEEEEEGVVKVAKVLLEELPNFALIMENKVT, from the exons CCAACCTTCTTCAAGATCCTTCAAGTTGTTACTACCTTCACCCAAGTGAGACACCTGGAATCGCTCTCACAACCACTCCACTGACCACATTGAACTACCACACTTGGTCCAAATCTGTGTGGATCTGTTTAAAATCgaagaataaaattagattCATTGATGGCACGTTACTCCAACGGATGACGTTGCAACACGTTTGTACTATCGTGGCTACATGGATCATTGAGTCCAGAAATTTTGCAGAGTACTGTGGTGCGACAATGGACACGAACTGTGGAAGGACCTCAAACATCGATTTTATGAGGGCGATCTATTTCGGATTGCTGAGCTTGAGGAAGATCTGTTCAGCACAAAGCAAG GTGAAAGAGAGTCATACCAGATTAGCTAAGGCAGTGTCAAATTTGTCAATACTGGAGGTGAAAAAGGCCAATTCGGGGCCAATAATGtcagaggaagaggaagagggcGTGGTAAAGGTGGCAAAGGTACTACTAGAGGAGCTCCCAAATTTTGCTCTTATTATGGAAAACAAGGTCACTTAG